One genomic region from Lates calcarifer isolate ASB-BC8 linkage group LG10, TLL_Latcal_v3, whole genome shotgun sequence encodes:
- the syt1b gene encoding synaptotagmin-1b has product MTGTRRAAQATLGSPATPTHLPNATTIPSQKPSGGHSPNKFMSELRSIHMPSWAVAALCLVSLCVVLSCAVCVWKKCLKKKDKDKDKDKKKGKEKSMGGFDTEMDGGYNEPLKDEGNKETELSDNEPKEEEKLGRLHFTLDYNFTDNTLVVGILQAAELPAMDVGGSSDPYVKLYLLPDKKKKFETKVHRKTLEPNFNETFTFKVPYTELGGKTLVMTVYDFDRFSKHDAIGAVKIPMSSVDFSQSLQEWRDLQKAEKEESERLGDICLSLRYVPTAGKLTVVILEAKNLKKMDVGGLSDPYVKIHLMQNGKRLKKKKTTIKKNTLNPYYNESFSFEVPCEQIEKVQIAVTVLDYDKIGKNDAIGKVLLGGNSTGTEQRHWSDMLANPRRPIAQWHSLKPEDEVNALMSNKK; this is encoded by the exons ATGACCGGGACCCGTCGAGCTGCCCAGGCCACACTGGGCTCTCCAGCTACCCCGACCCACTTGCCAAATGCAACAACAATCCCAAGCCAAAAACCATCTGGAGGCCACAGTCCCAACAAGTTCATGAGTGAACTGCGCAGCATCCACA TGCCATCGTGGGCTGTTGCTGCCCTTTGTCTCGTGAGTTTGTGCGTGGTGCTttcatgtgctgtatgtgtatgGAAGAAGTGTTTGAAAAAGAAGGACAAGGACAAAgacaaggacaagaaaaagggaaaagagaagagcaTGGGAGGCTTTGACACTGAAATGGATGGAGGTTACAATGAG ccgCTGAAAGATGAAGGTAACAAAGAAACAGAGCTGTCTGATAATGAGCCCAAGGAGGAAGAAAAGCTGGGCAGACTACATTTCACACTAGACTACAACTTCACAGATAATACG CTGGTGGTGGGCATCTTGCAGGCTGCAGAGCTTCCTGCCATGGATGTAGGAGGTAGCTCTGACCCTTACGTTAAACTTTATCTGCTCCcggacaaaaagaaaaagtttgaaaCCAAAGTTCATAGGAAGACACTCGAACCCAACTTCAATGAGACTTTCACATTTAAG GTACCGTACACTGAACTGGGCgggaagacactggtgatgacTGTGTACGACTTTGACCGTTTCTCAAAACACGATGCCATAGGAGCGGTGAAGATACCGATGAGCAGTGTGGACTTCAGCCAGTCCCTGCAGGAGTGGAGGGACTTGCAGAaggcagagaaggaggag agCGAGCGGCTCGGAGACATATGTTTGTCCTTGAGGTATGTGCCCACTGCGGGGAAGCTGACAGTGGTGATTCTGGAAGCCAAAAACCTGAAGAAAATGGATGTGGGTGGATTATCGG ACCCTTACGTGAAGATCCACTTAATGCAGAATGGGAAAAGActcaagaagaagaaaacaacgATAAAGAAGAACACTTTGAACCCTTACTACAATGAGTCTTTCAGCTTTGAAGTGCCATGTGAACAGATAGAG aagGTGCAGATAGCAGTCACTGTGTTGGACTATGATAAGATTGGGAAGAATGACGCCATCGGGAAGGTGTTGCTGGGTGGTAACAGCACTGGGACCGAGCAACGTCATTGGTCAGACATGCTGGCTAACCCCCGGCGGCCCATAGCCCAGTGGCACAGCCTCAAACCAGAGGATGAAGTCAACGCACTAATGTCCAACAAGAAATGA